The Gossypium hirsutum isolate 1008001.06 chromosome D03, Gossypium_hirsutum_v2.1, whole genome shotgun sequence genomic interval CTAGGGATTTAAGTAAGAGTGAATTGGAACGTCTAACTCGCGTCTTCACTCAAAAGATCCATGATCTTATCGGTATACATACAGATGTTCCTGCACCAGACATGGGGACTAATGCACAGGTTATACAGTCCTCCCTTTTATGTTTCGTTTTTCATGCACTTCCTTTCGGTTTCTAAATcacaaatttattaaataagcATACTAAGAATAAATATGTACAGACCATGGCATGGATTCTGGATGAATACTCTAAGTTCCATGGACACTCACCAGCTGTTGTCACAGGAAAGCCTATAGTAAGTGCTAAAGACAGATTTTATACTTGTAATATGATGTTTGATTAGCAATAATTGGGTAGAATAACAAAATCTAGATATGCTTATACTGGGAATTGTAGGATCTAGGTGGATCACTAGGCAGGGAGGCTGCAACTGGCCGTGGTGTTGTATATGCAACTGAAGCTTTACTTGCTGAATATGGGAAGTCAATTAAGGGAATGACCTTTGGTATCCAGGTATATTTCGACATGAACCATTACATGGTTAAAATACCTTTCCCTTTGAGGTGCTTCAGAACTTCCTttcttaatgtttatattattcgCAGGGTTTTGGTAATGTTGGGTCTTGGGCATCAAGGCTCATACATGAGAAGGGTGGTAAGGTTATTGCTGTGAGTGACATAACTGGCGCTCTTAAGAACACAAACGGAATTGATATACCAGAACTGCTAAAGCATAAAGAAGCTACTGGAAGTTTGAAAAGCTTCAATGGTGGAGATTCCATGGATCCAAATGAACTGCTTGTACATGAATGTGATGTTCTCATCCCGTGTGCCTTAGGTGGAGTCCTTAACAGGTTAGGATCCATTGCTGAGCATCTTGGTCCTATAAACTATTGCGCGGTCTGCTGTATGTTACCATATTTTGATTTCATCTAATTAGACTTTTCTTCTAATTTGTCCTTAATTGGTATCATCTTATATCCCCATGAACTGCTTTGCATTGGGGTTGTCTTGCATATTTACTTATTTTCTACTCTTTTAAAGGGAAAATGCTGCAGATGTGAAGGCAAAGTTTATAATAGAGGCAGCAAACCATCCTACAGATCCAGAAGCAGATGAGGTAAATACCCTCCCCCCCCCCCCGTTTTCTGGTATACTATAGGTGGAAGCAAAATCTGATCCAAAATTTCGATATTGCAGATTCTATCAAAGAAAGGAGTAATAATACTACCCGATATATATGCAAATGCAGGAGGGGTGACTGTCAGCTACTTTGAGTGGGTTCAGGTAATGGACTTTCCTTGAAAAAAGCACAAAAAATACGTCTAATCTGTTTCCCTGCATCTTACTTCTAAACCTTTCAAAAGCAAAACAATTATAACTACTAAAGAATTCATCAGTATGTACGATTGCCGTATTGTTTAAGAAAATGTTACTTTTGCGCTGCTTACTTGATCTCTGGTGGTTAATGGACTGCTGACGTTGGGACAATTGGTTAATGGGGGAGGATAGTATAGCATGTCATTAATTTTTCATCTGATTTGGCAGAACATCCAAGGTTTCATGTGGGATGAGGAGAAAGTGAACCAGGAGCTGAAGAAATACATGACTAAAGCTTTTCATAACATCAAGAACATGTGCCAGTCGCACGACTGCAATCTCCGGATGGGTGCATTTACACTTGGGGTGAACCGTGTTGCCCGTGCAACTATCCTGAGAGGATGGGAAGCATAAACGCCTCCCTTCCGGCTTTTATTTCTCTTAGTTTATAGTCTCCATTGAAAAGCACAAGCAATAACTTTCAAGAATTCTTAGCTTACCCCTCCAAagctttttttaactttttatggtTCTCCCATTTATCCTTATATTTATTAGGGGGGATACCTGTACCAGCTTTGTATTTGGAATAGTCCCATTCAATGTGTTCAATATTCTTTCAACTTTGgggttgaattattattattattttccatgcAATTGTAAGTTCCGTTTCGTTTCAAGTGACGTGTtcatattatcaaattaaatacaATTTTACTTTACCattgttattttttcttttggcacaaattattaaatcattaataaaatatatcatatggTTGTCACAAAAGACACTTTTATACACCTATTGATTTAACCTCAGTGAGAAttgagaattaatttttttttttaaaagagaaccATCTTTAATAAAAGCTCGGCTGAATAATTTTTTACTTTGGAAAAGGGAATTATCTTTAATAAAAGTTGAATTAAAGCCAAATATATAATTGACCCCGGCATCATCTAGAAGTAGACGAATTGAGTTACCAAGAGGATAGTGCAAATACTAAACAAGTCATTGAAAGAAATATTATCTGAAAGAGGGAAGGTTGAAAATTATTCCTCAAATGAGCTAGTGCATCCGCTGATTTGTTCCCTTTACAAAAGACATGAGTCATCGAGATAGAACTCATAGAACGAGGGAGTGTCCTTTAATCATCAATCAAAGGaaatagcaaaatattacaattaGAGACTCTCTTCATAAAGTAAATCAGTAGTAGCACCCACTTCAATGAAATATAAGTTCTTAGGCTAAGATGAGTCCATCTCACAAAGCCCAAAGTTCTGCTACTACGTTAGTTGCTTTAAGGATATGACAGAAAgaatctgtaacaccctatacccggttCGGTCGTTGGACCCGAGCTACAGGATGCTACAGAAGATAACAAAACAAATACATGTAAATCTGACATTTAGCAATCAAAACAATCATTAAAACGTTCATAACTCAAGTATGCAATGATTTACACATCAATCTGATTCCTAaacaagcttatgaaagctcttaaaACATCCCAAAAATAAATAGGGACATAATtgtaaatttaacaaaatatataaaaaatttcagtaaacaggggtcacacggtcatgttgccaggccatgtaacaaacTATGGCCGTGTAGACCTAATTGTAAAACTTTGCCAACATTGTCACAGCAATGTGGCTGGGCCATGTGAGAGATTGAGACCATGTCAACATTAATGCATCTAAATTACcaatggcacacggccgtgtcaaccaaccatgtgagacacacggtcgtgtgtcaaaTCGTGTGTGCAAGAAAATGCACCTAATGTGCAAATTTGGTTCAACCTTATACAAAGACCTATAATGCATTCCTTTACTAACATCAACACCTGCTTAAATAGGCACATTTCATGCCCAAAATATAACTTATAAAGCATTCCTAAATGTCTAACaaatatgccacaattggcacCGTAATTGTAACAATCTGTTTTCAGTTAAATCAGACAgtagtttcggaaccacaaaatcgagtccggaagaaaatttattttaatatcgattacatgtttaattggatgtaaaggaccaaattgcataaagtgcaaaagttgaattctagtagctaaaaggatcaaatagctatggaatttaaaattggATGTCTTTATATGGCAAATAGATGATAAATTCattaaagaaaaggactaaattggaaagttaaaataataaaagatgataaatgatttaataataaaaatatcatcatatttatcatctttcctaaaatcaaagacatggaaaccctagctatggtgttgaGCTTtgagcaagcttattttgcttagttgggtaagtattcttgtcccatttttaatgatttttatgttttcgagatcgtaataggTTAATTTATCTAtcttagggattaatttgcaatgttatcaaagtattagggtttttccatggatgaatatagtagaattatgaagttttatagtataaaatgaaaggttgttgatagataaacaacttgtGTAAAGTGAagtttgatgaaattgtgatttagggactaaattgtaaagatgaaaaaattcatggaaaaattatgaattttatgaaatacatggactGCTagtgttatatgtaaaaattgtctaggcttggaataaggattaaattgtatgaatttcatttttcgagcctaggaatgaaattgtaattaattaaaagtataggggcaaaatggtaatttttccaaagatgtgaattggattgaattgaatataaattgatgttaaattcattcttATAGATACGGATAGATCAAATACGGAGTTAGATtgtggaaaagagaaagtaacggATTAGTAGTTTTTGTGTACACGAacattgtcaaggtaagttcgtgtaactaaattgagaatttatatgtgttaattgaattgtatgtatgtgattgcattgccatgtatatgaaattaatcacatatcCGACGATGACCGCCAAgtattaagtcccgtttgaataaatgaaaattcgaTGCATACAGGGTTCCCAAATTGGTtatggtcctgcatgtgttgcggacacaccacagctcgcaagagcatcccgttattagctctcatgagcatcccaATATTGGCTCTCTTAAGCTTCTTACTGTACGGCTCTCACAAGTTTCCCGTTAATAGGTCTTATAAGCATcctgattggttgtgatcctgcatgtgttgtggacacaccgcagctcttatgagcgtcctgaTTAATGACCCTCTGGAGCTTCTCGCTATTGGCTCGCACGAGCTTCCCAATtatggctcgcatgagcttcccgattatggctctcatgagcttcccattatatagctcgaatgagcttcccgttacatggctcgaGAGAGAGAGCTTCCCATTTACGTGCTCGTATGAacattcctgaatatgaattgacggatgaTACAtaaattgacggattatagttttgtacactttgtgtgtactacccgtctatccatcgatattttaaatggttcaacgggtaaagttttgaTATGAAGTAACATGAGTTCAAAGTGAACTATTACCTGTGTATACCTGAATTATATGGaaatgatattatttgatatatatattgaagtatgatATGCCTGATACAAGTATGTGAACCATGTTAAATGATTAAGTTCATCCATTATTATGATTTATTACATATGATTACTTGGCTAATGTGATATGGATATGTGTTAGGCTATGGCCAAGATGGTTTGGAATATatgtttgtatgcttaccttatatatgaaataatggtaagttaaattccatgttatacgaacttattaagcattaaatgcttactttgttttatttcctctgttttatagtaattcggaagctcgttggattggaagcttggcggagatatctcacactatccatcgacccatttcgatatatataaaaaactaattttggttataatggaatgtatagggtaatttggccaatgttggcttaaaagtattttgttataaatagccattggaatgacttgaGTTGGAcatatttttgttatatatatatgtgtgtggccTCATCATGTTCGTTGTGTTTGGTGTGGTTGACTGATGGATAGTTTATGGGCATGTTGATGTGTGAGATGAGATAGTATATTTGGTATAAGtaagcaaatagatgttttgATTAATATGGTAAATTTGAATACTAAGATATATGTGGTATATGACATGTTTAAGACTtggttttggattgatttgaatgcctTAATATTGGTTTGTGAATATGTTAAAGTGTTAACGTAGGTCGAagaaaaatttgggtgagaaatgtggcttgaaaatgacctattttcgtccacatgggcagagacacgggcgtgtgtctcaaccgtgtgtgacacacggcctcgCACACAAGtgtgtggtttggctgtgtgtcccctgcatctttaaaattgcaaaacagaatgctcagatattatcacacggcctagcacacgagcgtgtggcttggccgtgtgacccaagtttgagagcaccctaatttggacacgggctaggacatggccgtgtgtccctatcttgaatgcccacacggcctgttcacacgggcgtgtgtcccctgcatcttggGAAAATCTTGATATTTTGtgaaaattctctgagtacccggtttagtcccgacttgtttctaatgcatattttaggcctcaagggctcatataagggacaatatgtttgattttgatcgatttctgatatgaatgtgaaatgatatgaaatgtctgtagttaatctgtaaacttcggtaatgctccgtaaccctgtttcggtgatggatatgggttaagggtgttacagtaatcAACTAAACTATTTCAATCCATTCACTTATAATTTATGCATTCATCCAACTATAACATTCTAAATCACTTAGCACACATTCGAGCTAGTCATACACATCTTCGTTTCATATGAGCATAATTATAGTTCAACTTACCGAAACAATCCCATAAACTTGTTTTAATACAATACCTAAATAAACATACAAAAATGGGAAAATTCATAAATTTGAACACCAAACACACATACACACATTTATATATGTCACACCTATTACATGTCACTTATAACCGAACCAAGATGAACCAAAGATTACCAACAGAGATGTTAGATAGTGTGAGCCTTTGGAAATGATCCGATAGCCAAGTTCCAGAAGACAAGAAAATAAAATGGGGTAAGCAttgacatgcttagtaagttcataggtacaTAAACAATAGTCTTACATTAGATTCACATTTAAGTAAATAGAATTAACTAGTTTAAGTCACTTTCTTgtcaaaacattttataacagTAAGGTGAGTATATCATGAATTAAATCATATAATCTTCCCAAATCCATTCAATACAATACATAACAGTATCACTCAGTCAAACTATAAAACCTATAAATCAAGTTAATCAATTGATCAAATCCATTTTTAAACACGTTCTTTTCAACTCGTTACATACATAATCAtatatctttttcttttaaacatATAGCACTGTCACCACATATAACAAGTACAAAGCGAGTATTTCATACATGTAAACTATAAACATTCCAGTCATTTTATCGTTCCCAAACAACCTTTAAGTACATACTTatcattcattcaattttatcaacTAACATTTCAATAGTCGTACAAACATATCATTTCCAAACAACTCATGAAATCAATCAATATACTTTCTTTTAATAGGTAACTCGATGAACTATAGCAAAATAATTTGGATATTCAGTTATCCACCCAAAACACGCCAGAATGCTCAAATGAGCTAAACCAACCAAGAACACGTCTGGGCACTAAGTGCCAAGCCCGACAGCTAACATACCTCTAGAAGCACACCTGGGCACTAAGTCCTAAGCCCGAAGGCTAAACATCCTCTCCCAGAAACACGCTTGAATCACTATAAATAGAACTCGacaatccgcaacaaatgttggatatCGGCATATTCAATgaacatataaacatatcatttgtCATCATCTCATCTCAATCAAACCCGTACAACACATGATATAACTCAATTGACATGTCGATCGTATCCTAATCATTTATTGCGTTCAAATAGGCATTTAAACAAGattcataatatttataaatcATGGGAACTTCCATGTTCACAGTACACATGCTGTAAACAAGTCACATTCATTCTGAGTCCATTTAAATCAAGTTTCACAAGTATTCTACAATTTTTAGATAAGTCCTTTCTCAACTTGGTATTAGTTTATAGCATTTCAAGTTCCAagcaatataaataaatataaatacacaattcaCCAACAATCAATACATGAATGTACATTTCTATACACTATGAACTTGCCTAATGTATTTGGATAACAAGTTGATTTCTAGGGattattttgcaatttttcttttttcccgaTTTTCCTCCGTACGATTCAATCCTTGATCcatatgataattcatttcaaattatcaaattttatcaCTTTAAAAAATCTCATTTCATGAATATAAtatcttttattcatttttcactattttcctaaaattttgtattttattcaatttagtccctaaagccaaaactattatatcttttaaatGCCAGCTCTGATTTTCAATCCAATTACAAATTCATCATTGTAAAAccttctaaaaaataattttcaaaaactaCATGAAAAATTTTACACtgttacaatttggtccttatacACAAAACTAACCAAATTAACTTAACAAATTAGTCTTTTAAACATATCTAAACTTATAATCAAACTACTAGAcatcaaaaaaattcaattttcattaataaaaaatttgaaaatatttaacaattttaaaaacgaATATACGAGTTAACTGAActtagttgcaatgatctcaaaaatataaaaattacttgaATCTTACCAACAAAGGAGGACCGAAAGTTAATATTCAAAACCCTCTTTTGGTTCTATGGTTTCGGTGAATGGACGAGttgaagaagaaaggagaaaatagtttgttttatttttgtttactaCATTTATACTTTAGTTAAATTAATCTaactataattaattaattaaaaccttgATTAGactaatattagccatttttaatcAAAGTTGGCGGATTCCAATCATCACCCACCACCGTTTGGCCATAAACTAATGGTCTATTTACACAATTGatccttcaattaattaaaaatttataacaattaacttttaccaattttatgatttagtcctttctccTTAATTAATTACCCAATCATCAAAGTTTCAAGACCAAACTTGAATCCACTTATATAACAACTCCGTAAGtatctaataaaaatatttagggGCTTGGTTTATAggaatgaggtctcgatacctcatttttcaaaatcagTTGACTTTTGGTATGTACCACTTGTACCTTAACTAActgaccaattaataaaatctctTAAATCACGATTCACTATTATGCTATATTTAATctcataattattaattaaatatatccaCGAACTTTCTCGTCAGAattggtctcaaaactactactTTCGACAACACTGAAAAACGGACTATTACAAAACCAATAACTCAATTACCAAAATGGTCTTGAATATTACTttataaaagaacaaaaagatgTAAACGTATAAACCTAAATGTTTGCCTCTATCTGTCTTAGAGTTATGCTCGTGCTCATGTATGTATActatttattaagtgttttactGAGTTGGTGTTAATCTCAACCGAATCACCAATTCGGttaggaaaattataaaaatactttttcgtaattaaaataaattatattattagaaggcaatttagtctttttatttaaaaaacaataaaaattatgtaTATGGTGGAATTTGAGCCCAAACCAAATacattggtaaaatttttaatttacaacttaattaaaattttattttaatatttttatacattttaatttttattatgcacactttattacctccatcaattatgtatatatattaaatattaatgtaattgattgagttggtatcacAAGTTAGCTCGATATTgactcaagattgatgacaataccatgataaaatattttaatctattttttttattttaagatcgattatatttcatttgttattattaattagttttaaattatatgtttcattatttattttatataatttttaacacatatttatattttgaatttatgattttcacATGTATACACGTGTGATAAAATTTCTAACTtatttgaaaatgatattttattgaaaatattttttatctacCGTTAGGAAAATCGAAGGTAAATGTGagttcatattatttatattgtgtAAGGTTACAATTATCGAGgtaagaatatataaaaatttagttaTTTGATTATATAAATTAGAGGGtaagaaatttatataattttcatagtttcttttgtataATCAAAAGATTAACGTCGCCACAGCTTCTTTCTGCTTTCCTAATTCATGGAttgttcactttttttttttacttacaaAACTTCCgaccattatttttattttaaataataaataatttcttCCACGTTTTACTTACAACAAATTCATAACTTAAAAATGATCAAAGAAAAAAACGATATATATgcctaaattaattttaaaaatgagcaaaAGCCCACAAAATAAGGTGTATAggcctttttttttaattaattaggtctTTAGGctagttttaaaattaattagggaAATAAGCTAATTTTAGGAGGTGGGAAAAGAAAGTGCGTCTAGCTGGGCGCGCTTTCTGCATAGATGGCAGAAAAGCACGCCCATCCTTTCTCTCTAGGGTTaggggtttttttatttttttaaggtttgagtttttattttattagggttaggtttagggttttaagggttTAGGATATTTTGAAAGTGTTCAGGATTTTCGACTGAAACGACGGAAGTTCTTAGATAGTTTTGAAGGGTCAGGGATGTGATAACACGCCTCAGCACAATACATTTCATATGTAATAGCGGGATAGGACCATCACCTAAGAAACCCGTCATGGGGAAATCCCGTTTCGGGGTAATAATGCTTGATACAATTAGGGGTCGAAGTTTACGTGAAGGTCTAATCAGCGACTGTGATGTGGTCACGAGTTCGAGTATAACTGGAGGGCCAGGTGACGGTCGTTATGCGGTCAGcagttcaagctttttggatacctGCAAACAATGTcctatatataccatacataataTTGATGACATAATCAT includes:
- the LOC107949690 gene encoding glutamate dehydrogenase 2; this translates as MNALAATNRNFRLASRLLGLDSKLEKSLLIPFREIKVECTIPKDDGTLATYVGFRIQHDNARGPMKGGIRYHPEVEPDEVNALAQLMTWKTAVADIPYGGAKGGIGCNPRDLSKSELERLTRVFTQKIHDLIGIHTDVPAPDMGTNAQTMAWILDEYSKFHGHSPAVVTGKPIDLGGSLGREAATGRGVVYATEALLAEYGKSIKGMTFGIQGFGNVGSWASRLIHEKGGKVIAVSDITGALKNTNGIDIPELLKHKEATGSLKSFNGGDSMDPNELLVHECDVLIPCALGGVLNRENAADVKAKFIIEAANHPTDPEADEILSKKGVIILPDIYANAGGVTVSYFEWVQNIQGFMWDEEKVNQELKKYMTKAFHNIKNMCQSHDCNLRMGAFTLGVNRVARATILRGWEA